The proteins below are encoded in one region of Micromonospora pisi:
- a CDS encoding type I polyketide synthase: MTRIAIVGMACRYPDATSPRELWENAVAGRRAFRRLPDVRMRLEDYYDPDPSTPDRFYARTAAVIEGYEFNRIAYKVAGSTYRSTDLTHWLALDVAAMALADAGFPMAEGLPRERTGVIVGNSLTGEFSRANQLRLRWPFVRRMVAAALKEQEWDDDQLGTFLDDFEATFKSPFPEIDEDTLAGGLSNTIAGRICNHFDLKGGGYTVDGACSSSLLSVATACKGLVDGELDVVVAGGVDLSIDPFEIIGFAKTGALARREMKVYDKGSNGFWPGEGCGMVVLMREDEARRAGHRIYTTIAGWGISSDGKGSITRPEMSGYQLALRRAYERAGFGVETVAMFEGHGTGTAVGDANELGALSLARSAGGQAPVPAAISSVKGMIGHTKAAAGVAGLIKATMAVHHHVLPPTIGCTDPHELLTGPDAQLRVLRKAEPFPTDIPVRAGVTAMGFGGINTHIVLENDGPRRRTRFDTRMRALASSLQDVELLVVDAGSAAELGERLTRLVEFVPTIAYAQLSDLAVTLHRELRELPYRAAVVVSSPEDAERRLRGLVEKVDAGETMSFDADGRAFLGHASGPGRIGYLFPGQGSGRGTSGGAMRRRFTEADETYLRAALPTGGDTIATEVAQPRIVTGSLAGLRVLSTLGLEATIAVGHSLGEITALHWAGALDEEMLLEVAAIRGATMSRHSASGTMASISAAPETVDRLMADLPVVIGGFNGPQQTVVAGTVEAVEEICVRARDNGLSAVRLSVSHAFHSPLVAPAAGAFGAALAGKRFGPVDRRIVSTVTGEQLPASTDIPALLHRQITDPVLFSQAVAVAAKEVDLFVEVGPGRVLSGLATGSTDVPAVALDTDDESLVGVLRVAGAAFVMNAAPVDAALFHGRLVRPLQVGTEFKFFASPCESAPQVDIRASRTATQAEPAGTDATAPVDPGQSSLDLLRRLASERAELPLELVREESRLLDDLHLSSITVGQVVNEVAGQLGISAAQTPTNFATATVRELADALTEVAQTSLGADAAPAPVVAGAGPWARPWSLDLDEMPRPGRPAIEENGPWRVFADAGNPIAEQLRQRLDQANVGAGVLVCLPVGCTEEQLGLALDGAQAALAGTAGDRFVLVQHDRGAAGLAKTLRLEAPHVRTTIAHVPPVSQAVDWVVDEVAATSQYAEVYYDADGVRRVPTLRVLPLRSKRTEAPLDSTDVLLVTGGGKGITAECALALATDSGASLALLGRSDPASDAELAANLARMTDLGITVRYAQADVTDPQAVSTAVSTLVDQLGPVTALLHGAGRNEPASLTSLDMARFEATFAPKLAGLRAVLAAVQPDRLKLLVTLGSIIGRAGLRGEAHYATANEWLADLTMQVARDHPRCRSLCLEWSVWSGVGMGERLSVVESLTRDGVTPITPDQGIAILRRLVNDPDAPTISVISGRTEGIDTVRYHLPELPLLRFMGRPLVRYDGVELVSEVELSAGTDLYLSDHLLDGNLLFPAVFGMEAMAQVAVATTGRVGAPVIEQAEFLRPIVVPPAGTTTIRIACVVTDVDTVEVAIHSAETGFAADHFRARLRLDAAATPAGPPDQIAAGLPAVPLDPATDLYGPVLFQGGRFQRLRTYHRAAARHIDAEVAADPGADWFAAFLPGDLLLGDPGVRDAMMHGNQVCVPDATLLPQGIERVHPAGPAMFDADGLRYCATERSRDGDTYVYDIALRDGAGVMLERWEGLRLRAVRKSDGSGPWVAPLLGPYLERALGDLLGADVAVTVEPDESPEHEGEYVARRRARTALAASRSLGRPAEIVYRSDGRPELVGGGSVSSSHSVGITLSVTGTGALGCDVDLVSSRAEEAWQELLGPHRVLAGLVAQIPGESPDSAGTRVWTAIECLQKAGHSPRGPLTLLPAERAGWVVFAFGELRVATFVTTLREGPDPVVFAVLTEGRN; encoded by the coding sequence ATGACCAGAATCGCGATTGTAGGGATGGCGTGCCGCTACCCGGACGCCACCTCGCCGAGAGAGCTGTGGGAGAACGCGGTGGCCGGACGCCGCGCCTTCCGCCGGCTGCCCGACGTCCGGATGCGGCTGGAGGACTACTACGACCCCGATCCGTCGACGCCGGACCGCTTCTACGCCCGCACCGCGGCGGTCATCGAGGGGTACGAGTTCAACCGGATCGCCTACAAGGTCGCGGGCAGCACGTACCGCTCCACCGACCTTACCCACTGGCTGGCACTGGACGTGGCCGCGATGGCCCTCGCCGACGCCGGCTTCCCGATGGCCGAGGGCCTGCCCCGCGAGCGGACCGGTGTCATCGTCGGCAACAGCCTGACCGGCGAGTTCTCCCGGGCGAACCAGCTACGTCTACGGTGGCCGTTCGTACGCCGGATGGTCGCGGCCGCGCTCAAGGAGCAGGAGTGGGACGACGACCAGCTCGGCACCTTCCTCGACGACTTCGAAGCCACCTTCAAGAGTCCGTTCCCGGAGATCGACGAGGACACCCTGGCCGGTGGTCTGTCGAACACCATCGCCGGCCGGATCTGCAACCACTTCGACCTCAAGGGCGGCGGCTACACCGTCGACGGCGCCTGCTCGTCGTCACTGCTGTCGGTGGCCACCGCGTGCAAGGGCCTGGTCGACGGTGAGCTGGATGTCGTGGTGGCCGGCGGGGTGGACCTCTCCATCGACCCGTTCGAGATCATCGGGTTCGCCAAGACCGGTGCGCTGGCGCGCAGGGAGATGAAGGTCTACGACAAGGGCTCCAACGGCTTCTGGCCCGGCGAGGGCTGCGGCATGGTGGTGCTGATGCGCGAGGACGAGGCGCGCCGCGCCGGACACCGCATCTACACCACGATCGCCGGCTGGGGCATCTCCTCGGACGGCAAGGGCAGCATCACCCGGCCCGAGATGAGCGGGTACCAGCTCGCGCTGCGCCGGGCCTACGAGCGGGCCGGGTTCGGCGTCGAGACGGTCGCGATGTTCGAGGGGCACGGCACCGGCACCGCCGTCGGGGACGCCAACGAGCTGGGCGCGCTGTCGCTGGCCCGCAGCGCGGGCGGCCAAGCGCCGGTCCCGGCGGCGATCAGCTCGGTCAAGGGCATGATCGGCCACACCAAGGCCGCGGCCGGCGTGGCCGGCCTGATCAAGGCGACGATGGCGGTGCACCACCACGTACTGCCGCCGACCATCGGCTGTACCGACCCGCACGAGCTGCTCACCGGTCCCGACGCACAGCTGAGGGTGCTGCGCAAGGCGGAGCCCTTCCCCACCGACATACCGGTACGCGCCGGTGTCACCGCCATGGGGTTCGGCGGCATCAACACCCACATCGTGCTGGAGAACGACGGTCCACGGCGCCGGACCCGGTTCGACACCCGCATGCGGGCACTTGCCTCGTCGCTACAGGACGTCGAACTCCTGGTGGTGGACGCCGGCTCGGCCGCCGAACTGGGTGAACGGCTCACCCGCCTGGTCGAGTTCGTTCCGACGATCGCGTACGCCCAGCTCAGTGACCTGGCCGTGACGCTGCATCGGGAGCTGCGCGAGCTACCGTACCGGGCGGCGGTGGTGGTCTCCTCGCCCGAGGACGCGGAACGCCGGCTGCGCGGGCTGGTCGAGAAGGTCGACGCCGGTGAGACGATGTCGTTCGACGCGGACGGGCGTGCCTTCCTCGGCCACGCCAGCGGTCCCGGCCGGATCGGCTACCTCTTCCCCGGTCAGGGCTCGGGTCGCGGCACCAGCGGCGGAGCGATGCGGCGACGTTTCACCGAAGCCGACGAGACCTACCTGCGGGCCGCCCTACCGACGGGCGGTGACACCATCGCCACCGAGGTCGCCCAGCCGCGCATCGTCACCGGCTCGCTCGCCGGCCTGCGGGTGCTGTCGACGCTGGGCCTGGAGGCCACCATCGCGGTCGGGCACAGCCTCGGCGAGATCACCGCGCTGCACTGGGCGGGCGCTCTGGACGAGGAGATGCTACTCGAGGTGGCCGCGATCCGCGGCGCCACCATGAGCCGGCACAGTGCGTCCGGCACGATGGCCAGCATCAGCGCCGCCCCGGAGACGGTGGATCGCCTGATGGCCGACCTGCCGGTGGTGATCGGCGGGTTCAACGGACCGCAGCAGACCGTGGTCGCCGGCACCGTCGAGGCGGTCGAGGAGATCTGCGTCCGGGCCCGTGACAACGGCCTGAGCGCCGTCCGGCTGTCGGTGTCGCACGCCTTCCACTCCCCACTGGTCGCCCCGGCGGCCGGCGCGTTCGGCGCGGCCCTGGCCGGCAAGCGGTTCGGTCCGGTCGATCGCCGGATCGTCTCCACGGTCACCGGCGAGCAACTGCCCGCCAGCACCGACATCCCGGCCCTGCTGCACCGGCAGATCACCGACCCGGTGCTGTTCAGCCAGGCGGTGGCCGTCGCGGCCAAGGAGGTCGACCTGTTCGTCGAGGTCGGGCCGGGGCGGGTGCTCAGCGGTCTGGCCACCGGGTCGACCGACGTACCGGCGGTCGCGCTGGACACCGACGACGAGTCGCTGGTCGGGGTGCTCCGGGTGGCCGGGGCCGCGTTCGTGATGAACGCCGCGCCGGTCGACGCCGCGCTGTTCCACGGCCGCCTAGTGCGCCCGTTGCAGGTCGGCACCGAGTTCAAGTTCTTCGCCAGCCCCTGCGAGTCGGCGCCGCAGGTGGACATCCGCGCCAGCCGTACCGCCACGCAGGCCGAACCGGCGGGCACCGACGCCACCGCGCCGGTCGACCCCGGGCAGTCGAGCCTGGACCTGCTACGCCGGCTCGCCTCCGAACGGGCCGAACTGCCGCTGGAGCTGGTCCGCGAGGAGAGCCGGCTCCTCGACGACCTGCATCTGAGCTCGATCACCGTCGGTCAGGTCGTCAACGAGGTCGCCGGCCAGCTCGGCATCTCCGCCGCGCAGACCCCGACCAACTTCGCGACCGCCACCGTACGGGAGCTGGCCGACGCGCTGACCGAGGTGGCGCAGACCAGCCTCGGCGCCGACGCCGCACCGGCACCGGTGGTCGCCGGAGCCGGCCCCTGGGCCCGGCCCTGGTCGCTCGACCTCGACGAGATGCCCCGACCCGGGCGGCCCGCGATCGAGGAGAACGGCCCGTGGCGGGTCTTCGCCGACGCCGGCAACCCGATCGCCGAGCAGCTACGCCAACGGCTCGACCAGGCCAACGTCGGCGCCGGGGTGCTGGTCTGCCTACCGGTCGGCTGCACCGAGGAACAACTCGGCCTGGCGCTCGACGGTGCGCAGGCCGCGCTGGCCGGTACGGCCGGCGATCGGTTCGTGCTGGTGCAACACGACCGGGGCGCGGCCGGCCTGGCCAAGACGTTGCGGCTGGAGGCGCCACACGTCCGGACCACCATCGCGCACGTCCCGCCGGTGTCGCAGGCCGTCGACTGGGTGGTCGACGAGGTGGCCGCGACGTCGCAGTACGCCGAGGTCTACTACGACGCGGACGGCGTACGGCGGGTGCCGACCCTACGGGTGCTGCCGCTGCGGTCGAAACGGACCGAGGCGCCGCTGGACAGCACGGATGTGCTGCTGGTGACCGGCGGCGGCAAGGGCATCACGGCCGAGTGCGCCTTGGCGCTCGCCACGGACAGCGGCGCGAGCCTGGCCCTGCTGGGCCGGTCCGACCCGGCGAGCGACGCGGAACTGGCCGCGAACCTGGCCCGGATGACCGATCTGGGGATCACCGTCCGCTACGCCCAAGCCGACGTCACCGACCCGCAGGCGGTCAGCACGGCGGTCAGCACGCTGGTGGACCAGCTCGGTCCGGTCACCGCGCTGCTGCACGGCGCGGGACGCAACGAGCCGGCCAGCCTGACCAGCCTGGACATGGCGCGGTTCGAGGCGACCTTCGCCCCGAAGCTGGCCGGTCTGCGCGCGGTGCTGGCCGCCGTACAGCCGGACCGGCTCAAGCTCCTGGTGACGCTCGGCAGCATCATCGGCCGGGCCGGCCTGCGGGGCGAGGCGCACTACGCCACCGCCAACGAGTGGTTGGCCGATCTGACGATGCAGGTGGCCCGGGATCATCCGCGCTGCCGCAGCCTGTGCCTGGAATGGTCGGTCTGGTCCGGCGTCGGGATGGGCGAGCGGCTGTCGGTCGTGGAGTCGCTGACCCGCGACGGCGTCACCCCGATCACCCCGGATCAGGGCATCGCCATCCTGCGTCGGCTGGTCAACGACCCGGACGCGCCCACGATCAGCGTGATCAGCGGTCGCACCGAGGGCATCGACACGGTCCGGTACCACCTGCCGGAGCTGCCGCTGTTGCGATTCATGGGACGCCCGCTCGTCCGGTACGACGGGGTCGAACTGGTGAGCGAGGTGGAGCTGAGCGCCGGCACCGACCTGTACCTGTCCGACCACCTGCTCGACGGCAACCTGCTCTTCCCGGCGGTCTTCGGCATGGAGGCGATGGCCCAGGTGGCGGTCGCGACCACCGGCCGGGTCGGCGCCCCGGTGATCGAGCAGGCGGAGTTCCTGCGCCCGATCGTGGTGCCACCGGCGGGTACCACCACGATCCGGATCGCCTGCGTGGTGACCGACGTCGACACCGTCGAGGTCGCCATCCACAGCGCGGAGACCGGCTTCGCCGCCGACCACTTCCGCGCCCGGCTGCGCCTGGACGCCGCCGCCACGCCGGCCGGACCGCCGGACCAGATCGCCGCCGGCCTGCCGGCCGTACCGTTGGACCCGGCCACCGACCTCTACGGCCCGGTGCTCTTCCAGGGCGGACGCTTCCAACGGCTCCGCACGTACCACCGGGCCGCGGCCCGGCACATCGACGCCGAGGTGGCTGCCGACCCCGGTGCGGACTGGTTCGCCGCGTTCCTCCCCGGTGACCTGCTGCTGGGCGACCCGGGCGTACGGGACGCGATGATGCACGGCAACCAAGTGTGCGTACCCGACGCGACCCTGCTGCCGCAGGGCATCGAACGCGTCCACCCGGCCGGCCCGGCGATGTTCGACGCCGACGGCCTGCGCTACTGCGCCACCGAGCGGTCCCGTGACGGCGACACCTACGTGTACGACATCGCGCTGCGCGACGGCGCCGGTGTGATGCTCGAACGCTGGGAGGGCCTGCGGCTGCGCGCGGTACGCAAGAGCGACGGCAGCGGCCCGTGGGTCGCACCGCTGCTCGGCCCGTACCTGGAGCGGGCGCTCGGTGACCTGCTCGGCGCCGACGTCGCGGTGACGGTGGAGCCGGACGAGTCGCCCGAGCACGAGGGCGAGTACGTGGCGCGGCGCCGGGCCCGGACCGCACTGGCCGCAAGCCGGTCACTCGGCCGGCCCGCCGAGATCGTCTACCGCTCGGACGGCCGGCCGGAGCTGGTCGGCGGCGGCAGCGTCTCGAGTTCGCACAGCGTCGGGATCACGTTGAGCGTCACCGGCACCGGTGCCCTCGGCTGTGACGTGGACCTGGTCAGCTCCCGCGCCGAGGAGGCGTGGCAGGAGTTGCTCGGCCCGCACCGCGTCCTCGCGGGGCTGGTCGCGCAGATCCCCGGGGAGAGCCCGGACAGCGCGGGCACCCGGGTGTGGACGGCGATCGAGTGTCTCCAGAAGGCGGGCCACTCCCCGCGCGGTCCGCTGACCCTGCTGCCAGCCGAGCGGGCGGGGTGGGTCGTGTTCGCCTTCGGCGAGCTGCGGGTCGCCACGTTCGTGACGACGTTGCGGGAGGGACCGGATCCGGTGGTCTTCGCCGTACTCACCGAAGGGCGGAACTAG